A region of the Variovorax sp. 54 genome:
CACAGCAATCAGTGCCGTCCAAGCCGGACGTCGTGGCGACGAGAGCAAGGCACTCGAAGGCAAGGTGAAGGAAATCTTGATTGCCGCTGACTATGTTGAGGTCAAAAGACGTCCAGGTGGAATCAAGCAGATCGCGCACTTCCCAGACCCTGGCTCATTCATGCGCCAGTGCCCCTTTGGTGGCCATAACGCCGACTTTGTTATTCGACTGAAAGATGGTCGCGTCCTCGCTTTGGAATGCAAAGCCTCAAACTCCGAAGTCAACGGATTTAAGCGCCTCAACAAAGAAGTCGTAGTGGATGCTCGCGACTGGCACCAAGAGTTTGGAAAATCCAGTGTCGTGGCATCCGCCGCACTTCGCGGAGTGTTTAAGCCAGCAAACGTCGCCTCAGCACAAGAACAGGACGTTTTCATTTTCTGGTGGCACAGCATGGAGTCGCTCGCCGACTTTCTGACGACGGCGACTCCGAACAGCCGCAGATAGTGACTGCGCCGGCAGATCAGCGAAAGTTCAAAGAATCTTCTTTGATACATGGATCGACTGATGCGTCCACCACCACTTGCTGAAGTAGCCGCGCCGCATCGCTGGCTAAGTCCGCAGCAATCCACATGATGTTGTCTCGATGCCTCGCCCCGACCGCTTCGAACCACTCACCCTCTTCCCCGTAGCAGCAGCTCAGCAGAGATCGCAATTGGGTCAGCTTGTTCTCAAGGATGTCTGACGCGTCCGGCTGGTGGTTCGCGTCGTGGGATGTGGGCGTTGTTTGCCCGGCGATAATTTGATCAGCCACTTGATGTGCTCCTTGCAAGGTAATGCACGTTGTTTGGTTAGACGGTCAGGGTGTTAGCGCACCCTGGCCGTCGCCTTTTGTGCCTCACATCGACATCGTTGCGGTGTGCATCGATGACCCGCCGTGAGGCGCGGCGGTCGTTCAAATGTAGGGAGAGAAGCGCGTCAGCGGAAGCCTCGCACGGTGAACAAATGAGGACTCGCGTCGACTTTGTGGTGGCGCAAGCAAGGGCGATCGTCCCACGGCCCGCGCACCGGCCTCAACCCGCCCCCGCCTCCCACGCCTCCACCCGCCGCACCAACGCATCCCGCCGCGCCGCCACCTCCGCCAGCAGGTACTGCCGCGCCTGCTCTTGCGCCACGTCGCTCGACAGAAACCACTGCTCGCGCTCGGCGCTGCCTTGCGGTGGCGGGGTGCCCCACCCTGCTTCGCCGGCGGTGCCTCTGAACGCTTCGGTCATGGGCAGGCGGCCGTCGGTCTTGCCGATGCTCGACAGCGCATCGGGCGGGCCGTCGAGGGCGATGCGCACGTGCACGACGCTCTCGCCTTCGGTGCGGATCGATGCGCCCAGGCCGCCCTCGCGGTGCACGCGCCACAGCTCGGCCGCGGAGGCGTTGCGGACCCAGCTCTCCAGGGCGCGGACCAGGCTCTCGAGAATGATCTGTTGGTTCATGGGGAATATTTCACACGTTTCTGCCGGGTGTCGGCAAGCAGCCACGGTGCGAATGGGCCAAAAAGCCGTTGTAACTTCTTGCCTTGGCGCCTGCGCTATATTTCTTGGCATGGAAAAGGCATCCGACATAGGCAAACCCACGGTTCCGATCGATCTGATCGGGCCGGAGCATTGGGTCCGTTCACGGCGCGGCCCTCGCCGTACGACGAAGGTGCTCTTCATCTTGATCGGTGGGCTCGCAGCAGCCACCGCAGTGGCCTACAGCTTCTTCGGCGCGGGGCGCTGAACACAAGCAAACAAGCAAGCCGCTCCCGTCTTCATTCTTTACCCACACACGCATCACTCGCGCACCGCGAGCCGCACAAGGCAAAGCCCGCTGTCCGTTGATCCAACGGGCAGCGGGCTTTTCTCTTTGTGCGCATGACGCTACTGCAGCCGCGAGCCACGCGGCAGGCGCTTGGCCAGCCATTCGTGAACGTCCGCGCGGATGTTGCGGCCTTCGAGCAGGAAGTTCTCGAAGCGGCTCGGCACGTACGGCAGGTAGACCAGCGGCATGCCCGCTTCTTCGGGCGTGCGCGCGGCCTTGCGGTTGTTGCAGACGGCGCAGGCGCTGACGAGGTTGGTCCAGCTCCACGGGCCGCCGCGCGACTCGGGCATGACGTGTTCGCACTGCAGGTCGCGGTCGGCGAACACCTGTGCGCAGTAGGCGCAGGTGTGGCGGTCGCGGCGCAGCAGCTTGGCCTTGGTCACGCCGGGCACGACGTCGAAGAGGTTGATCTTCGACGCGCCGCGCAGCGCGATGATGGGCGCGACTTCGATGCGCGACTGCACACCGCGCGCCACGTTGAAACCGCCGCGCAGCGTGGCCAGCGGCAGCGCGCCGTCTTCCCAGGCGACGTTGCCGGTGGCGTAGTGCAACACCGCCTGCTCCAGCGAGATCCAGGCTTGCGGCGTGCCCTGAATGTCGAGTTGCAGGACGTGAGAGTGCATGATGAATCGCCTCCCTTCGCGGCGATGGTTGGTGGTGAACGGATGGGGTGCACGAACGGAATCGAACCGTTGTCAGCGGGACCACAACCCGCGGCTCTGCCATTGAGCTACACGCACCATTGAAAAGAAAAAGAAAACTAGAACGAAAGACGCCGGCCTGCTACCACTCGCCCGACGCGCGCACGCGCTGGTCGAGGTCGAGGCTGTCGGGTTGCGCCTCGGTGCCGTCTGGCAATGCCGACGCGCGGTACGCGATGGCACGCGGCCCGAGCCCCACGCCGAAGCGCTGGGCCAGCGACCACACCATGTGCCTGCGCGGCAGCGGTGACGGGTGCACGGCGATCATCCGGATCGGTGTGTTGCGCTTGCGCATGAGGGCCTCCTTGGTCAGTGACAGAAAAGTAAAAACAACGACTTG
Encoded here:
- a CDS encoding HNH endonuclease, with protein sequence MHSHVLQLDIQGTPQAWISLEQAVLHYATGNVAWEDGALPLATLRGGFNVARGVQSRIEVAPIIALRGASKINLFDVVPGVTKAKLLRRDRHTCAYCAQVFADRDLQCEHVMPESRGGPWSWTNLVSACAVCNNRKAARTPEEAGMPLVYLPYVPSRFENFLLEGRNIRADVHEWLAKRLPRGSRLQ
- a CDS encoding short-chain dehydrogenase encodes the protein MRKRNTPIRMIAVHPSPLPRRHMVWSLAQRFGVGLGPRAIAYRASALPDGTEAQPDSLDLDQRVRASGEW
- a CDS encoding XamI family restriction endonuclease — protein: MAGIVANKEQYAALRSLAAVPISVDDLETLLDASLNKTAIRQNQELANKLSELIRACLDPKRFPWVIEAREATDEEIAAAKLATTVVTAISAVQAGRRGDESKALEGKVKEILIAADYVEVKRRPGGIKQIAHFPDPGSFMRQCPFGGHNADFVIRLKDGRVLALECKASNSEVNGFKRLNKEVVVDARDWHQEFGKSSVVASAALRGVFKPANVASAQEQDVFIFWWHSMESLADFLTTATPNSRR